One segment of Haliotis asinina isolate JCU_RB_2024 chromosome 12, JCU_Hal_asi_v2, whole genome shotgun sequence DNA contains the following:
- the LOC137258132 gene encoding uncharacterized protein isoform X1 translates to MAHFDAVYPQVHYTQLPSRPPSDGCYLFILFPTHGGKNVQEAGQDCVRASRTVGIYGGRFVGIARKVFSYGYESSMDEGCIVFYFPSRDAANMFFRSDPKFKQPDFPQCAGHCQAWVVDRHYTPDSEAALNTFMISEIRLKDPDCYMHYKHNFATPFADLLQKYNAQPYVVQTSSVMGIRRFYKDPNHIVTVHLFRSPLNLEDVMNDGMYQNLRKTHNSLAYEMTTVFTIDPRACP, encoded by the exons AGCGATGGATGCTACCTGTTTATACTGTTCCCCACCCACGGGGGTAAGAACGTGCAGGAGGCGGGCCAGGACTGTGTGAGGGCCAGTCGGACTGTCGGGATATACGGCGGCAGGTTTGTCGGCATTGCCAGGAAG GTATTCAGTTATGGCTACGAGTCGTCCATGGATGAAGGCTGCATCGTTTTCTACTTCCCGTCACGTGATGCCGCAAACATGTTCTTCCGGTCCGACCCCAAGTTCAAACAGCCGGACTTCCCCCAGTGTGCCGGTCACTGTCAGGCGTGGGTAGTGGACCGCCATTACACCCCAGACAGCGAAGCAG CACTGAACACGTTCATGATCTCGGAGATTCGCCTGAAGGACCCTGACTGCTACATGCACTACAAACACAACTTTGCCACGCCCTTCGCCGATCTCCTCCAGAAGTACAACGCCCAGCCCTACGTCGTGCAGACTTCCAGCGTGATGGGCATCAGGCGCTTCTACAAGGACCCCAACCACATTGTCACCGTCCACTTGTTCCGCAGCCCCCTCAACCTCGAGGATGTCATGAATGATG GAATGTACCAGAACCTAAGAAAAACTCATAATTCTCTGGCTTACGAAATGACAACAGTATTCACAATCGACCCGAGAGCCTGTCCATAG